A DNA window from Streptomyces canus contains the following coding sequences:
- a CDS encoding SMP-30/gluconolactonase/LRE family protein has product MTRFTTYEVAVRAEATLGEGPTWDGERLLWIDILGARLHTYDPLSGHRTVRVLDQHIGAVKPRAGGGLVLNLRDGVALLDPDDSFRWLHHEPVPGRRANDAAVAPDGSLWAGTMRYDEAPGGGTLSRITGDGTHRTVLDDVAVSNGTGWSPDGRLMYYIDSPTRRVDVFDHESGRLSDRRSFVEIEDGAGFPDGLTVDADGCVWVALWDGGAVRRYTPDGTLDHVITLPIPRVTACAFGGPDLTDLYITTARVGLDAPHPVAGSLLVVPGAGKGVAQQPFAG; this is encoded by the coding sequence ATGACCCGCTTCACGACGTACGAGGTCGCCGTACGCGCCGAGGCCACCCTTGGTGAGGGGCCCACGTGGGACGGTGAGCGGCTCCTGTGGATCGACATCCTCGGCGCCCGGCTCCACACCTACGACCCCCTCTCCGGCCACCGCACGGTCCGCGTCCTGGACCAGCACATCGGCGCCGTCAAGCCGCGCGCGGGCGGCGGACTCGTCCTCAACCTCCGCGACGGCGTGGCCCTGCTGGACCCCGACGACTCCTTCCGCTGGCTCCACCACGAGCCCGTCCCCGGCCGCCGGGCCAACGACGCCGCCGTCGCCCCCGACGGCTCTCTGTGGGCGGGCACCATGCGCTACGACGAGGCACCGGGCGGCGGCACCCTGTCCCGGATCACGGGTGACGGCACCCACCGCACCGTCCTCGACGACGTGGCCGTCAGCAACGGCACCGGGTGGAGCCCGGACGGCCGGCTCATGTACTACATCGACTCGCCCACCCGCCGCGTCGACGTCTTCGACCACGAGAGCGGGCGGCTCTCCGACCGCCGGTCCTTCGTCGAGATCGAGGACGGCGCCGGTTTCCCCGACGGGCTCACGGTCGACGCCGACGGATGCGTCTGGGTCGCCCTGTGGGACGGGGGAGCGGTCCGCCGCTACACCCCCGACGGCACCCTCGACCACGTGATCACCCTCCCGATCCCGCGCGTCACCGCGTGCGCGTTCGGCGGCCCGGACCTGACCGACCTGTACATCACGACCGCACGGGTGGGGCTGGACGCCCCGCACCCGGTGGCGGGCTCACTGCTGGTGGTACCGGGGGCCGGGAAGGGCGTGGCGCAACAGCCGTTCGCGGGCTGA
- a CDS encoding carbohydrate ABC transporter permease: MTTAVQARKSPRKPWTPSQIILTLIGVAVSAVFVAPIAAALFTSLKSEAEAAEIPPHWLPEVWTVQAWKALWETGNITNWFINSLVVSVCVTSVVLTVSALAGYGFARTEFRGKSVLMGIVMSGLMISPAVLGVPLFTTVQQMGMVDTYWGMILPQCAPAAMVYILYKFFQGVPRELEEAAFIDGAGRWRVFFTIVVPLARPSLAAVGIFTFIASWNNFLWPYMVTNNPDLMTMPNGIATVMNSYGIQWAQLMAGGLMAGLPLIIVFVFFQRQIVAGVAHTGLAGQ, from the coding sequence ATGACCACCGCCGTACAGGCCCGCAAGAGCCCCCGCAAGCCCTGGACGCCCAGCCAGATCATCCTCACGCTGATCGGGGTCGCCGTCTCCGCCGTCTTCGTGGCACCGATCGCCGCCGCCCTGTTCACCTCCCTCAAGTCCGAGGCGGAGGCGGCCGAGATCCCGCCGCACTGGCTGCCCGAGGTCTGGACGGTCCAGGCGTGGAAGGCGCTGTGGGAGACCGGCAACATCACCAACTGGTTCATCAACTCGCTGGTGGTGTCGGTATGCGTCACCTCCGTCGTGCTGACGGTCAGCGCCCTCGCCGGATACGGCTTCGCCCGCACGGAGTTCCGCGGCAAGAGCGTCCTGATGGGCATCGTGATGTCGGGCCTGATGATCTCTCCGGCCGTCCTCGGCGTCCCTCTCTTCACCACGGTCCAGCAGATGGGGATGGTGGACACGTACTGGGGCATGATCCTCCCCCAGTGCGCGCCGGCCGCGATGGTCTACATCCTCTACAAGTTCTTCCAGGGCGTCCCGCGCGAACTGGAGGAGGCGGCCTTCATCGACGGCGCGGGGCGCTGGCGGGTCTTCTTCACGATCGTCGTCCCGCTCGCGAGGCCGTCTCTGGCGGCGGTCGGCATCTTCACCTTCATCGCCTCCTGGAACAACTTCCTGTGGCCCTACATGGTGACCAACAACCCCGACCTGATGACCATGCCGAACGGCATCGCGACCGTCATGAACTCCTACGGCATCCAGTGGGCCCAGCTCATGGCCGGCGGCCTCATGGCGGGCCTGCCGCTGATCATCGTGTTCGTCTTCTTCCAACGCCAGATCGTGGCGGGCGTGGC
- a CDS encoding toxin-antitoxin system, toxin component family protein has product MDIAGARRSAARIASALRRTRATSAMRDLVSHLTAAVRARPRPPADVPELCRALCQEMSARRGGRPVDLRFERFPDEIAVTGLWVEFQDFDLVIVEERAEEMQQLVILGHELWHLHAGHSHHHAAAADALAGRPGWDSVALTVAARNGSRAADEAEADDFGHRLAAAFRPFVCARGSGVRPDPVQRSLGYRGGRGR; this is encoded by the coding sequence ATGGACATCGCGGGCGCGCGCAGGAGTGCGGCCCGGATCGCCTCGGCGCTACGACGCACCCGTGCGACCTCGGCCATGCGCGATCTGGTCTCCCACCTCACCGCCGCGGTCCGGGCCAGACCCCGTCCCCCGGCCGACGTGCCCGAGCTGTGCCGGGCCCTGTGCCAGGAGATGAGCGCGCGCCGCGGCGGCCGGCCCGTGGACCTGCGCTTCGAGCGGTTCCCCGACGAGATCGCGGTGACCGGACTGTGGGTGGAGTTCCAGGACTTCGACCTCGTCATCGTGGAGGAGCGGGCCGAGGAGATGCAGCAACTGGTCATCCTGGGCCATGAGTTGTGGCACCTGCACGCGGGCCACTCCCACCATCACGCGGCCGCGGCGGACGCGCTGGCCGGCCGGCCCGGCTGGGACTCCGTCGCGCTGACCGTGGCGGCCCGCAACGGCTCCCGCGCAGCGGACGAGGCCGAGGCCGACGACTTCGGGCACCGGCTGGCGGCCGCCTTCCGGCCGTTCGTCTGCGCACGCGGCTCCGGCGTACGGCCCGACCCCGTCCAGAGGTCCCTCGGCTACCGCGGAGGCCGAGGGCGGTGA
- a CDS encoding MAB_1171c family putative transporter, translating to MTHPEPAPQLAASITGLYVSFWLPGLVLTAALVIKLPSILKLWRDPLLRAVGGLLLFACAVFVFAAPSTIAWTNRVTGVPNIAAPWVYSLITALSASWLLLVVHWRNGLTERSAETRRATRWVVYAYATVVVALWTLFALADVPVERIEDLDTYYASTPFMREEILLYLFAQALACSITTRLVWNWIRTDGLNAWLRWGLRFLGIGFATNLLFSAAKLTAVVARWTGHDLDWLNTNIAPSAACIAATLVAIGFIVPHAGQYLHERWLVRRRHRELGPLARLMRTVAGGREPLALRTTPEMRLIRRETFIRDALLQLSRFLDEDLRTRSYDAAVALGFERGRAQALAAAVTILDAVETRRHSPDADGDGDPDTTYLLQEIAAVSDVLHSPDEIKAVRARAAVPAESKSTHEHSVFPGDDLRVPGRKAGRRG from the coding sequence GTGACCCACCCCGAACCGGCACCCCAACTGGCCGCCTCCATCACCGGCCTGTACGTCTCCTTCTGGCTCCCGGGTCTGGTCCTCACCGCCGCCCTGGTGATCAAACTGCCCAGCATCCTCAAGCTGTGGCGGGACCCGCTGCTGCGTGCCGTGGGCGGTCTGCTGCTGTTCGCCTGCGCGGTGTTCGTCTTCGCGGCCCCCAGCACCATCGCCTGGACCAACCGGGTCACCGGCGTCCCGAACATCGCGGCGCCCTGGGTCTACTCCCTGATCACCGCGCTGTCCGCGTCCTGGCTGCTGCTGGTCGTGCACTGGCGCAACGGCCTCACCGAGCGGTCGGCCGAGACGCGGCGCGCGACGCGATGGGTGGTCTACGCGTACGCGACGGTGGTGGTCGCGCTGTGGACGCTCTTCGCGCTCGCCGACGTCCCCGTGGAGCGGATCGAGGACCTGGACACGTACTACGCCAGTACGCCGTTCATGCGCGAGGAGATCCTGCTCTACCTGTTCGCACAGGCCCTGGCCTGCTCGATCACGACCCGGCTCGTGTGGAACTGGATCCGCACCGACGGCCTCAACGCGTGGTTGCGCTGGGGGCTGCGGTTCCTGGGCATCGGTTTCGCGACGAACCTGCTCTTCAGCGCGGCCAAGCTCACGGCCGTGGTGGCCCGGTGGACCGGGCACGACCTGGACTGGCTGAACACCAACATCGCGCCGTCGGCCGCCTGCATCGCGGCGACGCTGGTCGCGATCGGCTTCATCGTCCCGCACGCCGGCCAGTACCTGCACGAGCGCTGGCTGGTCCGCCGCCGCCACCGGGAACTGGGGCCCCTCGCCCGGCTGATGCGGACCGTCGCGGGCGGCCGCGAGCCGCTCGCCCTGCGCACCACCCCCGAGATGCGCCTCATCCGCCGCGAGACCTTCATCCGCGACGCGCTGCTCCAGCTGTCCCGGTTCCTCGACGAGGACCTGCGGACCCGTTCCTACGACGCGGCCGTCGCCCTCGGCTTCGAGCGCGGCCGCGCCCAGGCCCTCGCCGCCGCCGTGACGATCCTGGACGCCGTCGAGACCCGTCGGCACTCCCCGGACGCCGACGGCGACGGGGACCCCGACACCACATACCTGTTGCAGGAGATCGCGGCCGTGTCCGACGTCCTGCACAGCCCCGACGAGATCAAGGCGGTACGCGCCCGCGCGGCCGTCCCGGCAGAGAGCAAGTCCACGCATGAGCACTCCGTCTTCCCGGGGGACGACCTCCGGGTCCCCGGCAGAAAAGCAGGTCGGCGAGGGTGA
- a CDS encoding PucR family transcriptional regulator: MPARPATVNARSAWHDVPRLQVRRFAAIAMAEAPALAEEILREIRREYPHLPVILDESGEPMALVGIRRAIEVFVQHLETAEGRPTVPPGVFQEFGRGEGLNGRSLDSLQAIYRMGVRLAWRRFADIGQRVEIPPPAMYELVDAGYEYLDGLVDQSVRGYAEAAARQAGERLRLQRRLMELLLAERHRGDPADALTERAARIGWPLPKKVAVGVLLRPAREAVPPAVGQGVLLDMDYEQPRMVVPEPGAAGRPELLHRALTGWAGAIGPPVPLADAAKSLRWAEAAVRLMERDLLPAGDVLYCTEHTEALVLLQPEELIDDLALRCLAPLRHCGPTHGRRLAETLLAWLETRGGAPEVAARLGVHPQTVRYRLRQIRELWGDEIDDPDRRFELELVLRARRLRGELP, from the coding sequence GTGCCCGCCCGCCCGGCAACTGTGAACGCCCGCTCGGCCTGGCACGACGTCCCCCGCCTCCAGGTCCGCCGTTTCGCGGCCATCGCCATGGCCGAGGCGCCGGCCCTCGCGGAGGAGATCCTGCGCGAGATCCGCCGCGAGTACCCCCACCTGCCGGTGATCCTCGACGAGTCCGGCGAACCGATGGCGCTGGTCGGCATCCGCCGCGCGATCGAGGTCTTCGTCCAGCACCTGGAAACGGCTGAGGGTCGCCCGACGGTCCCCCCGGGTGTCTTCCAGGAGTTCGGCCGGGGCGAGGGCCTGAACGGACGCAGCCTGGACTCCCTCCAGGCGATCTACCGCATGGGCGTCCGCCTGGCCTGGCGCCGGTTCGCCGACATCGGCCAGCGCGTGGAGATCCCGCCGCCGGCGATGTACGAGCTGGTGGACGCGGGCTACGAGTACCTGGACGGCCTGGTCGACCAGTCGGTCCGGGGCTACGCGGAGGCGGCGGCACGCCAGGCGGGCGAGCGTCTGCGCCTCCAGCGCCGCCTGATGGAGTTACTCCTGGCCGAACGCCACCGGGGCGATCCGGCGGACGCGCTGACGGAACGCGCGGCCCGCATCGGCTGGCCCCTCCCGAAGAAGGTGGCGGTCGGCGTCCTGCTCCGTCCGGCCCGTGAGGCGGTGCCCCCCGCGGTGGGCCAGGGCGTCCTCCTGGACATGGACTACGAACAGCCCCGCATGGTCGTCCCGGAACCGGGCGCGGCGGGCCGCCCCGAACTCCTGCACCGGGCCCTGACCGGCTGGGCGGGCGCGATAGGACCCCCGGTCCCGCTCGCCGACGCGGCGAAGTCCCTCCGCTGGGCCGAGGCCGCCGTACGGCTGATGGAACGCGATCTGCTCCCCGCCGGGGACGTCCTGTACTGCACCGAACACACCGAGGCCCTGGTCCTGCTCCAGCCGGAGGAGCTGATCGACGATCTGGCCCTGCGCTGCCTGGCCCCCCTGCGGCACTGCGGCCCCACCCACGGCCGCCGCCTCGCGGAGACGTTGCTGGCCTGGCTGGAGACGAGGGGCGGGGCCCCGGAAGTAGCGGCCCGCCTGGGCGTCCACCCCCAGACCGTCCGCTACCGCCTCCGCCAGATCCGGGAGCTGTGGGGCGACGAGATCGACGACCCGGACCGGCGGTTCGAGCTGGAGCTGGTCCTGCGGGCTCGGCGGTTACGGGGAGAGCTGCCGTGA
- a CDS encoding DUF3068 domain-containing protein has protein sequence MRRTASPISLILLGLGTFLLVLAPLLAWYVTPRAALNPINIDQTAVYRGTGSVFDTEQVKTVPDQRITVTQRVRGNVEDSERSDGAAVWDVTTTVDTDKSLPASDPHDALEFVPHRWVMDRKTTKPVHCCGEKPYIEGEAYLKFPFDVQRRSYQWWDNSLGSTVTLRYQGTKKVQGYTGYRFTGTVAPAKVGTRLVPGTIVDEPGRPQVLAEEWYSNHGIELVVDQRTGRVVYAQVGPKRTLRAPGAKKDAVVLLDSRKIAFTTATQKEAVRLAKRDSGQLRAVGETLPIGAAVAGFVLAAVGGVLVVRGRRRPESTDMSDTPEPVLTM, from the coding sequence ATGCGCCGTACAGCCTCTCCAATCTCCCTGATTCTGCTGGGACTCGGCACGTTTCTGCTGGTACTGGCGCCACTGCTCGCGTGGTACGTGACTCCACGGGCCGCCCTGAATCCGATCAACATCGACCAGACCGCCGTCTACCGCGGCACGGGCAGCGTCTTCGACACCGAGCAGGTGAAGACCGTCCCCGACCAGCGGATCACCGTCACCCAGCGGGTGCGCGGCAACGTCGAGGACAGTGAGCGCAGCGACGGAGCCGCGGTGTGGGACGTCACCACGACCGTCGACACCGACAAGTCGCTGCCGGCCTCCGACCCGCACGACGCGCTGGAGTTCGTCCCGCACCGCTGGGTGATGGACCGCAAGACCACCAAGCCGGTGCACTGCTGCGGCGAGAAGCCGTACATCGAGGGCGAGGCCTATCTGAAGTTCCCCTTCGACGTGCAGCGGCGCTCCTACCAGTGGTGGGACAACTCCCTGGGTTCGACGGTGACTTTGCGTTACCAGGGTACGAAGAAGGTTCAGGGGTACACGGGTTACCGGTTCACCGGCACGGTCGCCCCGGCGAAGGTCGGAACACGGCTGGTGCCGGGCACGATCGTGGACGAGCCCGGACGGCCGCAGGTGCTGGCCGAGGAGTGGTACTCCAACCACGGCATCGAGCTGGTCGTCGACCAGCGCACCGGCCGGGTGGTCTACGCACAGGTGGGCCCGAAGCGCACCCTGCGGGCGCCCGGCGCGAAGAAGGACGCCGTGGTCCTGCTGGACAGCCGGAAGATCGCGTTCACCACCGCGACCCAGAAGGAAGCGGTGCGGCTGGCGAAACGGGACAGCGGCCAACTGCGCGCGGTGGGCGAGACGTTGCCGATCGGGGCGGCTGTGGCTGGATTCGTGCTGGCTGCCGTGGGGGGCGTTTTGGTGGTACGGGGACGCAGGCGCCCCGAGTCCACCGATATGAGCGATACACCCGAGCCCGTTCTCACAATGTGA
- a CDS encoding IclR family transcriptional regulator has protein sequence MGRLVPAVTRALDILELFLDGDGTLSAPDIVRRLQLPRTTVHELVTTLAARSYIVQVPGQPGRYRLGVRPYQLGSRYAEQLDLAAEGQQVARSVAETCDETVHVAILEGTDVIYIAKVDSTHAVRMVSAAGRRLPAHCTSVGKMLLASLSEPQLASRIPDDTPLAGMTPNSITDPAALREALDEIRQRGVAVENRESNPDVSCVAAPVRDRTGQVVAALSISVPMIRWSDDRRVELEQLAAKGAAELSERLGHRSVG, from the coding sequence GTGGGACGCCTCGTACCTGCCGTGACCCGGGCTCTCGATATTCTGGAGCTCTTCCTCGACGGAGACGGGACGCTCTCCGCCCCCGACATCGTGCGCCGGTTGCAGCTGCCGCGCACCACCGTGCACGAGCTGGTGACCACTCTCGCCGCCCGGTCGTACATCGTCCAGGTCCCGGGCCAGCCGGGACGCTACCGGCTCGGCGTGCGGCCCTACCAGCTCGGCAGCCGGTACGCCGAGCAGCTCGACCTCGCCGCCGAGGGCCAGCAGGTCGCCCGGTCCGTCGCCGAGACCTGCGACGAGACCGTACACGTGGCGATCCTCGAGGGCACCGACGTCATCTACATCGCCAAGGTCGACTCGACGCACGCGGTGCGGATGGTGTCGGCCGCCGGCCGGCGGCTGCCCGCGCACTGCACCTCCGTCGGCAAGATGCTCCTCGCCTCCCTCTCGGAGCCGCAGCTCGCCTCCCGCATCCCGGACGACACTCCGCTCGCCGGTATGACGCCCAACAGCATCACCGACCCCGCGGCCCTGCGCGAGGCCCTCGACGAGATCCGGCAGCGCGGAGTCGCCGTCGAGAACCGTGAGTCCAACCCGGACGTGTCCTGCGTGGCCGCCCCGGTCCGCGACCGCACCGGGCAGGTCGTCGCCGCGCTCTCCATCTCCGTGCCGATGATCCGCTGGAGCGACGACCGCCGCGTCGAGCTGGAGCAGCTCGCCGCCAAGGGCGCCGCCGAGCTGTCCGAGCGCCTCGGCCACCGGAGCGTGGGATGA
- a CDS encoding extracellular solute-binding protein: MGRPDLSRRQLLAAAGGLSVAASFGFAALGTGADALASGADTRVRYWNLFSGGDGANMITMLDAFRKAHPDIDVKDSTLQWGNPFYTKLAMAAAGNRAPDLGVMHMGRVTGFSPGRLLDPWDVDLLAKYGVREQDYNPALWKRGVIDGKLYALPLDIHVQLCFYRKDVLGKAGLLGDDGRMIPVTSTDEWFDVLKKAKAAQKKGLQTIGLWTNDQNFQWWFFVAFYTQLGGKWFNDANTEVLFDPDKATQVLEFLRRHVTDGYVIPGAPTGEQFINGAPFTWEGNWSVPVFSGAKLDYGATPLPPVFGRPATHAESHAFVLPHQAGRGGATNEGAHELAAYVVTHALQWAAGGHIPAYTPTLSTAAYKKLTPQNEYVSAMDHQATEPKVWFAGSTGVLAQDLGPVVVSSTMGSAKPDKVAQTMKSHLTKLLASKNPMDGRTAAQGGAVA, translated from the coding sequence ATGGGACGACCTGACCTGAGCCGCAGGCAACTTCTCGCCGCGGCGGGCGGACTGAGCGTCGCCGCGAGCTTCGGCTTCGCGGCTCTCGGCACCGGCGCCGACGCGCTCGCCTCCGGCGCGGACACCCGGGTGCGCTACTGGAACCTCTTCAGCGGCGGCGACGGCGCCAACATGATCACGATGCTGGACGCCTTCCGAAAGGCCCACCCGGACATCGACGTGAAGGACTCCACCCTCCAGTGGGGCAACCCCTTCTACACCAAACTCGCCATGGCGGCCGCGGGCAACCGCGCACCCGACCTCGGCGTCATGCACATGGGCCGGGTCACCGGCTTCTCGCCCGGCCGCCTCCTCGACCCGTGGGACGTCGACCTGCTCGCCAAGTACGGCGTACGGGAGCAGGACTACAACCCCGCGCTGTGGAAACGCGGGGTCATCGACGGCAAGCTCTACGCCCTCCCGCTCGACATCCACGTCCAGCTCTGCTTCTACCGCAAGGACGTACTGGGCAAGGCGGGCCTGCTCGGCGACGACGGCCGGATGATCCCGGTCACCTCCACCGACGAGTGGTTCGACGTCCTGAAGAAGGCCAAGGCCGCCCAGAAGAAGGGGCTCCAGACGATCGGCCTGTGGACCAACGACCAGAACTTCCAGTGGTGGTTCTTCGTCGCCTTCTACACCCAGCTCGGCGGCAAGTGGTTCAACGACGCCAACACCGAGGTCCTCTTCGACCCCGACAAGGCCACCCAGGTACTGGAGTTCCTCCGCAGGCACGTCACCGACGGGTACGTCATTCCCGGCGCCCCCACCGGTGAACAGTTCATCAACGGCGCCCCCTTCACCTGGGAGGGCAACTGGTCCGTGCCGGTCTTCTCCGGCGCGAAGCTGGACTACGGAGCGACCCCCCTGCCGCCCGTCTTCGGCAGGCCGGCCACGCACGCCGAGTCGCACGCCTTCGTCCTGCCGCACCAGGCGGGCCGCGGCGGCGCCACCAACGAGGGCGCGCACGAACTCGCCGCGTACGTCGTCACGCACGCCCTCCAGTGGGCGGCCGGCGGTCACATCCCCGCGTACACACCGACGCTCTCCACGGCCGCGTACAAGAAGCTCACCCCGCAGAACGAGTACGTCAGCGCCATGGACCACCAGGCCACCGAGCCCAAGGTGTGGTTCGCGGGCTCCACCGGCGTGCTCGCCCAGGACCTCGGCCCGGTCGTCGTCTCCTCGACGATGGGCTCCGCCAAGCCGGACAAGGTCGCGCAGACGATGAAGAGCCATCTCACCAAGCTCCTCGCCTCGAAGAACCCGATGGACGGCAGGACCGCCGCGCAGGGAGGTGCGGTCGCATGA
- a CDS encoding carbohydrate ABC transporter permease, giving the protein MTTSAHMTTGAVAAPARARTAAATATVRRKQGFQHGGWFVAPFLALFVLFVIWPLLRGVYLSFTDANISGDGASFVGLDNYREALGDSAMWDALGHSAYFTLLVVPCITVLAFLLAMLAHHIERGKWLWRLCFFVPFLLPSTVAANMFQWLFTQGIGLVNETFGLDTPWLTDKSYAMLAIVIETLWWTVGFSFLLYLAALQGIPDHLYEAAKLDGANAWHRMVHITLPMLRHITGLVIALQILASLQLFDQAVVMMDFGPGPEVSTRSFVQYTLEQGFTSYRVGYASAMSIIFFVIIAVVALARMWLLRTREEGGR; this is encoded by the coding sequence ATGACGACCAGCGCTCACATGACGACCGGAGCCGTCGCCGCACCGGCCCGCGCCAGGACCGCGGCCGCGACGGCGACCGTCCGCCGCAAGCAGGGCTTCCAGCACGGCGGCTGGTTCGTCGCCCCGTTCCTCGCGCTCTTCGTGCTGTTCGTGATCTGGCCGCTGCTGCGCGGCGTCTACCTCAGCTTCACGGACGCCAACATCTCCGGCGACGGCGCGAGTTTCGTCGGCCTCGACAACTACCGCGAGGCCCTGGGCGACTCGGCGATGTGGGACGCGCTCGGCCACAGCGCGTACTTCACGCTGCTGGTCGTCCCGTGCATCACGGTCCTCGCCTTCCTGCTCGCGATGCTCGCCCACCACATCGAGCGCGGCAAGTGGCTGTGGCGGCTGTGCTTCTTCGTGCCGTTCCTGCTGCCCTCGACGGTCGCCGCCAACATGTTCCAGTGGCTGTTCACCCAGGGCATCGGCCTGGTCAACGAGACCTTCGGGCTCGACACACCCTGGCTGACCGACAAGTCGTACGCGATGCTCGCCATCGTCATCGAGACCCTGTGGTGGACCGTCGGCTTCAGCTTCCTGCTCTACCTCGCCGCCCTCCAGGGCATCCCCGACCACCTCTACGAGGCCGCGAAACTGGACGGCGCGAACGCCTGGCACCGCATGGTCCACATCACGCTGCCGATGCTGCGCCACATCACCGGTCTGGTGATCGCTCTCCAGATCCTCGCCTCGCTCCAGCTCTTCGACCAGGCCGTCGTGATGATGGACTTCGGGCCGGGGCCGGAGGTCAGCACCCGCTCCTTCGTCCAGTACACCCTCGAACAGGGCTTCACCAGCTACCGCGTGGGCTACGCCTCCGCGATGTCCATCATCTTCTTCGTGATCATCGCAGTCGTCGCCCTGGCTCGGATGTGGCTGCTGCGCACCCGTGAGGAGGGCGGCCGATGA
- a CDS encoding NAD(P)/FAD-dependent oxidoreductase, giving the protein MSGRPSPAKVAVVLGGSHTGMLAAAALAGLADRVVVVERDELPGTPAPRKGLPQARHAHMLWSGGVRAMEDLLPGVTGTLTDAGARRAPVTTDMVVLSAHGWFRRWPESHHVILAGRDLLDATVRTRVLADDRVEVLGGTEVLGLTGDARAVTGVRVRERDGRERTIDAGMVVDATGRASGTPRWLTDLGLPAPERREVDSGLAYASRLYLAPEQARDGFPVINVQPDTRAAGPGRAGFLLPIEDGRWIVTLNGTRGGEPSPADDDFVRFAREELRHPLIGDLISRAEPLSGVSFTRTTVNRRYFYERMPAWPENFTVLGDALAAYNPVYGHGLAVGAQSALVLRDLTRRYGWGSAGLSRRVQKAVARPVGAAWELATGQDVFYPGASENGPTARDRAVAAYVSRLMYTATGNGRIARRVTDVTSLERRAEVLLTPGVLLAAAVGPLKPTLTEPPLTAEELKRAELR; this is encoded by the coding sequence CTGAGCGGGCGCCCCTCCCCCGCCAAGGTCGCCGTCGTCCTCGGCGGATCCCATACGGGCATGCTCGCGGCGGCCGCGCTGGCGGGCCTCGCCGACCGGGTCGTCGTGGTGGAGCGGGACGAGCTGCCCGGGACGCCCGCGCCCCGCAAGGGCCTGCCGCAGGCCCGGCACGCCCACATGCTCTGGTCGGGCGGGGTACGGGCCATGGAGGACCTCCTGCCGGGCGTCACCGGCACGCTGACGGACGCCGGGGCCCGCCGGGCGCCGGTCACCACCGACATGGTCGTCCTCTCGGCACACGGCTGGTTCCGGCGCTGGCCCGAGTCCCACCACGTGATCCTGGCCGGGCGGGACCTGCTGGACGCGACGGTCCGGACACGGGTCCTCGCGGACGACCGGGTCGAGGTGCTCGGCGGCACGGAGGTGCTGGGGCTGACGGGCGATGCGCGGGCGGTCACCGGGGTCCGGGTGCGGGAGCGCGACGGCCGCGAACGGACCATCGACGCGGGCATGGTCGTGGACGCGACCGGGCGGGCCTCCGGGACACCCCGCTGGCTGACGGACCTCGGGCTGCCGGCGCCGGAGCGGCGCGAGGTCGACTCCGGCCTGGCGTACGCGAGCCGCCTCTATCTCGCGCCCGAGCAGGCCCGCGACGGCTTCCCCGTCATCAATGTGCAGCCGGACACGCGGGCGGCCGGACCGGGCCGGGCGGGCTTTCTGCTGCCGATCGAGGACGGCCGGTGGATCGTCACCCTCAACGGCACGCGCGGAGGCGAACCGTCGCCCGCCGACGACGACTTCGTACGGTTCGCCCGCGAGGAGCTGCGGCATCCGCTGATCGGCGACCTGATCTCCCGGGCCGAGCCGCTGTCCGGCGTCTCCTTCACGCGGACGACCGTCAACCGGCGGTACTTCTACGAGCGGATGCCGGCCTGGCCGGAGAACTTCACGGTCCTCGGCGACGCGCTGGCCGCGTACAACCCGGTCTACGGGCACGGCCTGGCCGTCGGCGCCCAGAGCGCGCTCGTCCTGCGGGACCTGACGCGGCGGTACGGGTGGGGGAGCGCCGGGTTGTCGCGTCGGGTGCAGAAGGCGGTGGCCCGGCCGGTCGGGGCGGCGTGGGAGCTGGCGACCGGGCAGGACGTGTTCTATCCGGGGGCCTCGGAGAACGGCCCGACGGCACGGGACCGGGCCGTGGCCGCGTACGTCTCCCGACTCATGTACACGGCCACGGGCAACGGGCGCATCGCCCGCCGCGTCACCGACGTGACGTCGCTGGAGCGGCGGGCGGAGGTGTTGCTGACGCCGGGTGTCCTGTTGGCGGCGGCGGTGGGTCCGTTGAAGCCGACACTGACCGAACCGCCCCTGACCGCGGAGGAGTTGAAGAGGGCGGAGCTTCGGTAG